A window of Zalophus californianus isolate mZalCal1 chromosome 17, mZalCal1.pri.v2, whole genome shotgun sequence genomic DNA:
GTTATGGCTAGGAGGCGGGGAACATTGTGGGGGGAACCCCGACATCCATGGCTTCACACCACTGTGCCGCTCGGGGAGTTGCCTGGCTGGGAGGAGATGCCCTGGGGAAGATGAGAGGGGAGACAGGAGGGTTAGAGACCACCTGGGGCTCCCACCAGTCCCgtggggagggagccagcccGGAGTCCCCAAGGCGGCTGCCACCCTGGCCTTGCCATTCAGTCCACCCCAGAGCCCCCCAGACAGAGGCCGCTGCTCTAGGTCGGGAACTCCCAGCTCCGCTAGCTTCCCTGGCCCCGCAGGCGGCACTCTTGGACAATAATTAAAGCGCTTGGGTGGTCCTGAGCAGaggatgggggtaggggtggagagGATGGGGGGTAACTCAGGGCCCTGactgggcaggtggggggggggggagagctcAGGGACAAGCCTACCTCTACCACTGACTTGCTGGGTGACCTGGGCCAACTTCCTTCCCCTGTCTGGGCCTCGGCCTCCTCGTCTGTGAACTAGGGAGATAGAGGGGTCTCTTTCAGGACTCGCCAGACTCCCCAAATCCCAACGACCCTGCGTCTGAGACTGTGTCATGGACTTCTAAGGATTCAAGACCCTACAATTCTAAAACCACTCTTTGAGGGAACCAAGCCACGGGCCTCAGGCCTAGCACCCTGGGCACACAAGCCCAAACCCTGTGGAGCTGAGCCCTCTGCGACAAGAGCTCCAAAGATGGAAGGCGCCAGGCCTGTGCTCCCCCCCTTCTGGGGTCTTCCTGAAACCCCAGTGCTACCCCAGGAGGTGGACACATCCATCTACCACCCACCTTCAAGGCTCCCTAAGAGGTGACGGAGGTCAGCAAGGAgtggtgacttgcccaaggtcgcacAGGGAGCAGCCCCAGAACCCAAGCTGGGATTCCATGAGCTGGAGCTCCAGAGTCTGAGATTCAGGCCGGAAGGCGGGCCCACAGGCTCAGTGTTGCCCGCAGAATTTGACCCACATTGTTCAAATGGTTCACAATTCACAAATCGTATGTCCCATAGAAACACAGACTTGGCTTCGAGTGACAAGTGATAAGGCCCGGCTGTGCTGGGCCCACTGGCCGCCCTTCAGATAGCTGGCCATGGTCCTCACCACTCCTGGCTGTCTCTTCTACCCAACCCTCTCTCTGCTGCCACGGAGAGTTCTAGAAGCCTGGTACTCTAAGATCTGAGAGGTCTTGCTCTGGGATGCTAAGATTTCCCTGGCTTCCCCTCATCCCACAGGGCTAAAGGCTATGACTGCAACAAACCCTCCTGCCCATGCCCGCCTCCTCCTGGGCCCTGGGTCGGCCGGCATGGGGCCACTCACCGCCTTGCCCGGCCGGGCCCAGGTACAGATGAGGCCCTCCTGGCAGGCAGTGATGATACAGTCCTCCAGGAAGAGGAGGACCGTGAGCCGCTCCTGGGCGATCTTCTTGCACACCAGGGGCTCGAGCAGGGGCACCTCGTGGATGCGCGGGCACAGCGCGGTGCCCAGCACCTTGGCTGGGTCCAGCCggctgcggggggcggggccgctgGGCTtgtccccgccgccgcccccgcccccgccgcccccgccgccgccaccgccccggCTGATGTTGCCGAGGCTGTGGTAgcgcttgtgctccttctctgaCCCCCGGTCCCGCCGCTCCTGCAGCGTGAGCGTGGCAAAGCGGCCGATGCTGAACGGCGTGCCCGGCTCAGTCGTGGCGCCCGCGCCGCCCGCCTTGCCACTGCCGGCCGGGTGCGGAAGGCTGTTGGAGCGGGACAGTGAGCGGGGCAGGGGGCCGGGGCCGGGTTCGCCCCCGCGAGAGCTGCTGGCGGTGGGCGGCGTGGTGCCAGGCGTGCCGGGGAGGGTGCGGGTGCGGGCCAGGGGCGGGTGGGGGTAAAGCACGTCTTCCGTGAGGTCCCACAGGCAGAACTGCGTGTCCTGGCCCGCCGAGCCGAAGCGGTAGGTGATGGGGCCGGCTTTGGGCAGCGGGGAGAGGGGGGCTCCCCCGCCCGAGCCTGTGCCCCCCGCGTCgggctcttcctcctcttcctcctcctcctcctcctcctcctcgccgCTCCGCTCCGTGTCACCACTGGCCGCTGCCGCCTCCTCGGCCCTCGTGGTGTAAGGGTCAAAGGCTACAGCGTTGACCCAGGACTTGTGGCCGTGGCCTCGGGCCACCACACGGCCCTCGGTGAAGGACCACACGGTGACCAGGTCATCTTCGCCCCCCGTCACGACATAGCGCCCGTCAGGGCTCCAGCACACACACAGCAGGCCCCCAAAGTAGCTCTTCATGAGCCCCCGCAGGAGCATGGAGTCGAAGTGGAAGACGCGCAGGCAGCCGTCCTGGCTGACGCAGGCCAGGTGCCGGCCGTCGGGCGAGAAGGCAAACTCGTTGAGGGGCCCCTCGCCCACCGCCCACTTGGCCAGCGGGTTGCGGGGCGCCTTGCTCTTGGCCGCGTAGACGGCGAAGCCCTCGCCCTGCTTCAGCAGGCTGTACTGGGGCGGGGCCGAGGCGCACGGGTGGCTGACGTTGTACAGATACAGGTGGCCGCTGGCGTGCGAGGCCAGGAACAGGCTCTCGGATTCAGGCAGCCACTTCAGATAGGTCACCTTGGTCTTGTCGATCAGCCGCTGCCAGGAGAGATGGCGGGGGTTGGGGAAGGCGGTCGGCTCCTGGCCGACCTCCCCCCAGCCCGGGTTTCCCGAAACGGCCCTCAGACCTCCTcggagctccccccaccccccccactgaGGGTAAGGGCTGGACCCCGGACCATAGGAACGCAAAGGAAGAAGGGCGGCCTGTGAGGCAGCCACAGGGAGCTCCACGGAGCCTTGGTGTCCCCGTCTTTGGCAAAGGGAAAAGTCCTGCTTTTCAGAGAACTCTCCTCATCGGTCTAACCCTCTCCTCTGTCTTTACCGCGTCGGGCTCCAGGCAAGAGGTCGAGTCACAGAACATCAGCTCCCCCGGGGAAGGGATCCTTCTTTGTGTGGTTCACCAGTCTAGCCCCAGAGCACAGACCTGTGCACACAGGAGGTGCCCGGACCCACGAGGGACCGCCCCGTCCCGCCAGCTGCGCATGTGCCTCCGCTTTCCCCCTCACAGCTCATGTCCAACCTTTTGCTGATACCCCAAACCTACACTCGTCTCCCCCGAGAACCCCACGGCAGCCTTTCTCAAGCAGGGCTCCAGAGAGAACGGAGCCCTGAAGCCCCCTGGAGCCCATCGTACACAATGAATCAACTTCCCCAGGCATCTAAGTGGCTTCTCGTTCTTGggagaagttaaaaaagaatcccATCATCTCTGTGTTCTCTGGCTGA
This region includes:
- the DMWD gene encoding dystrophia myotonica WD repeat-containing protein isoform X1 — encoded protein: MAAGGAEGGSGPGAAMGDCAEIKSQFRTREGFYKLLPGDGAARRSGPASAQTPAPPQPPQPPPGPASSSGPGAAGSAPSPPPAGPGPGPALPAVRLSLVRLGEPDGAGAGEPPATPAGLGAGGDRVCFNLGRELYFYPGCCRRGSQRSIDLNKPIDKRIYKGTQPTCHDFNQFTAATETISLLVGFSAGQVQYLDLIKKDTSKLFNEERLIDKTKVTYLKWLPESESLFLASHASGHLYLYNVSHPCASAPPQYSLLKQGEGFAVYAAKSKAPRNPLAKWAVGEGPLNEFAFSPDGRHLACVSQDGCLRVFHFDSMLLRGLMKSYFGGLLCVCWSPDGRYVVTGGEDDLVTVWSFTEGRVVARGHGHKSWVNAVAFDPYTTRAEEAAAASGDTERSGEEEEEEEEEEEEEPDAGGTGSGGGAPLSPLPKAGPITYRFGSAGQDTQFCLWDLTEDVLYPHPPLARTRTLPGTPGTTPPTASSSRGGEPGPGPLPRSLSRSNSLPHPAGSGKAGGAGATTEPGTPFSIGRFATLTLQERRDRGSEKEHKRYHSLGNISRGGGGGGGGGGGGGGGDKPSGPAPRSRLDPAKVLGTALCPRIHEVPLLEPLVCKKIAQERLTVLLFLEDCIITACQEGLICTWARPGKAFTDEEAEAQTGEGSWPRSPSKSVVEGISSQPGNSPSGTVV
- the DMWD gene encoding dystrophia myotonica WD repeat-containing protein isoform X2, with amino-acid sequence MAAGGAEGGSGPGAAMGDCAEIKSQFRTREGFYKLLPGDGAARRSGPASAQTPAPPQPPQPPPGPASSSGPGAAGSAPSPPPAGPGPGPALPAVRLSLVRLGEPDGAGAGEPPATPAGLGAGGDRVCFNLGRELYFYPGCCRRGSQRSIDLNKPIDKRIYKGTQPTCHDFNQFTAATETISLLVGFSAGQVQYLDLIKKDTSKLFNEERLIDKTKVTYLKWLPESESLFLASHASGHLYLYNVSHPCASAPPQYSLLKQGEGFAVYAAKSKAPRNPLAKWAVGEGPLNEFAFSPDGRHLACVSQDGCLRVFHFDSMLLRGLMKSYFGGLLCVCWSPDGRYVVTGGEDDLVTVWSFTEGRVVARGHGHKSWVNAVAFDPYTTRAEEAAAASGDTERSGEEEEEEEEEEEEEPDAGGTGSGGGAPLSPLPKAGPITYRFGSAGQDTQFCLWDLTEDVLYPHPPLARTRTLPGTPGTTPPTASSSRGGEPGPGPLPRSLSRSNSLPHPAGSGKAGGAGATTEPGTPFSIGRFATLTLQERRDRGSEKEHKRYHSLGNISRGGGGGGGGGGGGGGGDKPSGPAPRSRLDPAKVLGTALCPRIHEVPLLEPLVCKKIAQERLTVLLFLEDCIITACQEGLICTWARPGKAGISSQPGNSPSGTVV